The bacterium nucleotide sequence ATTGTAGGCGCTGAGCACGATAATCGGGACCGGATGGGTCGCCATGATGCGCCGCGTCGCCTCGAGGCCGTCCATCCCAGGCATCTTGATGTCCATGATGACAACGTCCGGGGCCAGCTCGGTGACCTTGGCGACGGCCTGGTGGCCGTCGGCGGCCTCCCCCGCCACTTCGTAGCCGAGCTCCCGGAGCATCACCCGCAGCCCCATGCGGATGAGCGCTTCATCGTCAACGAGCAAGACCCGGACGCGGGATGATGTGTCCACGGCCGAACCCCCCTGAGATGCGACGACGCCCCCGCCCGTCCGGGCGGGGGCGTCGCGGCCCACCCCTATCTTAACACGGCCGCGCGGCCGCGGGCAACGTCAGTCGCCGCGCACCGCGCGGTTGGCCGCAGCGAACCCGACCTTGCTGTGCGTGCCGTCGCAGAACGGCTTGGTTGTCGAACCACCGCAACGGCACAGCGCCACCGTCTCTTTCTTGACCTCGAAGACGCCGCCCTGCGCATCGATGATCTTCACGGGCCCCTTCACGAGGTAGGGTCCGTTGTCGAGCGGCGTGATCGTCACGTCGGCCATCAAACATTCCCCCTTCGGTGGAGTGCCTGCACAGGCTCCCCCGCCCAATCGAGGGGCTGCCCGCTACTCTGAGTCTAACGCGACCGGCGGCATCATCATTCCGACCGCCGACAACGAATTCTTCACCGATTGCGCCGGGTCGCAACAACGTCTTGACACCGGGCCGCGGGGTCTGGGATAATCCTGGGCAAGGATCGCACCAGGACGTGCACCGCGAGGCCGTGACGCCGAGCCCATGGGCTCGGCGTCACGCGCTTCCAGGCGGCTTCGACGCCCCCCGCTGCCCCGGCGCAGCCCGTAGTCACAGACCATTCTGCCTCCCTGCCCGGGGGGCGACGTGCCCAGGAGGGTGACGATGTCGTCGGAGACCGGGTTTCGAAAAAGCCTGACGCTCACCGGCGTGACGGTCAACGCGATGGCCCTCATCGCGCCGGGAGCGTTTCTCTGGATCACCTACCAGGTGCAGGCCTCGCAGGTCGACGCGGCCGGCGCGTCGACGGCGATGGACATCTGGCCGGGGCTCGCGCTCGCGCTCGTGCTCGCGTTCCTCACGGCGATCTCCTACGCGATGCTCAGCGAATTGTACCCGAACGCCGGCACCGGGTCGTCGTACTACTTCGCCGAAAAGGCGTTCCTCGACAAGGAAGAGTCCACGCTCCACCGCTGGGCGCGGCTCGCCAAGTACGTCGTCGGATGGATCTCCCACCTGTACTACTGGGTCTATCCCGGCGTCATGGTCGCGATGATGGCGACCATGATCGTCTACATCCTCGGGCTGTCCAACATCAACCTGCCGCCCGCGGCCCAGGTGGGGATCGCGGTCGCTTTCTCCTTCGCCACGGCCTACGTCGCCTACCGGGGCATCAGCGGCTCGACGCTCGCGAGTCTCCTGGTCAACGTGATCCAGATCGCGGCCCTGGTCCTGATCTCCGTCCTCGCGCTGAGCTACCGGTTCGGCGGACCGCACGTGACGTTCGTGCACCCCAATCTCGCGAACGTCGTTCTGCCCCATAACCTCAGCCACGTCCTCTTCCAGGCCACGGTCGCGATTCTGCTCCTCGTCGGGTTCGAGTCGGCGACCGCGCTGAGCGCCGAGGCCCTGCACCCCAGCTTCGTCAGCCGGGGCGTGATCCTCTCGCTGATCATCCAGGGGCTCATCGCCTACCTCTTCGAGTACTTCGCCACCGGCGCGTGGATGAACACCGCCTACGCGCTCAAGGACGCCAAGGGCAAGCTCCTCACCGGCTACGACGCGGCCGGCATCTCGTCCGCGCCGATCGGCGACATGGTCCGCAGCCTCGGCAACACGATGCTGGGCGGGATCGGCTTCGCGCTGCTGCTCGTGATCGCGTTGACGGTGGCGATCGCCGTCTTCGGCACGACGCTCGCCTGCATGAACACCGGGGTCCGGCTCACCTTTGCCATGGGCCGGGACGAGGAAGTGCCGGCGATTCTCGGCCTGCTCCACGGACGGTACGCCACCCCGCACTTCGGCCTGTGGCTCATGGCGATCGTATCCGCCGTCATCGGCGGGTTCGGCGTCCTCTCGATCATGAACCTGACCGCGATCACGTTCCTGTCGAACATCGGGACGTTCTTGCTCTACGGCCTGACCAACTTCGTCGCGTTCATCGCGTTTCGCCGGGCGCCGCAGGCCAGGACGGTCAAGCACGTCCTGGTGCCGCTCCTCGGCGTCGTCGCCAACATCGGGATGCTCCTCGCCGTCATCTACCTCGGCATTCTGGGCGGCGGCGACACGCGCACGGCGGCGCTCATCTCCATCATCACGGCCGGGGCCTGGCTCGTGGCGGGCGGCGTGTTCTTCGCCACCAACAGCCGCGCCCGGAGCCGGGAGGTGTGGGCCGTCCGCCCGACCGAAACGGCCTGATCGAGACCCGTCGCACGGCGAAATTAGATCACGGCGGCTCGGCTCTGTCCACCGGGGCCGGGCCGCCCGTGCTCGGGCCGCCGTGACCGCCGTCGGGTAACGGACTGAGGTGGCCACACCGGCAAGGAGTTTCGCGGCGATGGCGGGAACAACGGCCCGATGTCGCAGGCTATGGCCGCCGTTTCCGGGTCGCGGACCGCGGCCCCACCCCAGAAGAACCACATCGAACCCAGGCGGCGTCAAGAGATCCGCTTGGCCTATCTGCTGCTTACTCCCGCCGCCCTGCTTGTCTTCGGCGTCGTCGCCTATCCGCTCGGCTGGCAGGTGTGGACGAGCTTGACGAGCCGGTCCGTCGCCGAGCCGGTCACGCGCTTCGTTGGCGCGGGCAACTACATGGCGCTGCTGGCCGACGCGGGGTTCTGGGGGGCGGCCGCCAATACCCTCGGATACGTCGTGATCACGACGATCCTGAAGCTCGCGGTCGGGATCGCGATGGGTATGGGCCTCGCCCATCCGTTCCCGGGACGTACACTCGCGTTCATCGCGGCGTTCCTGCCGTGGGCCTATCCGGCCGGTCCCGCGGAGGTGGGCTGGTTCTGGTTCCTGATTCCGCCGATTCCCGCCTCCTACGCCAATTTCATGGCGCACCTGCGGCTTTTCTTCGATAACGCCTTAGGTTACGGCACGTGGGGATTCATCAGCGTGGTCCTTTTGAACGTCTGGCGGGGCGGCTCGTTTGTCGGCATCTTTCTCCTGGCCGCCCGCAACGGGATTCCCGATCAGCTCTTCGAGTACGCTGCCCTCGAGGCCCGGAGCGGATGGCAGATGTTCTGGATGGTGACGGTCCCCATCCTGCGGCCGTTCCTCGCGCTGGCGGCGTTCCTCACTCTGACGAGCGCGGTCGGCGACTTGAGCAACCTGTGGATGCAATCCGGCCAGCGCGACGTCTATCCGATCGTCTGGACCCAGGCGATCCAGCTGGCCCTGAACGGCGGGCTGTGGGGGCAGGCGGCCGCGGAGTCGTTGGTGCTCCTCCCCGCGTTGATCGCGATTCTCCTCATATGTTTCCGCCTGTTCGAGCCCCTTGAGGAGGGACAGACGTGAGGCGGCACCGCCCCGATGCGGGACTAGCCGGCGGGAGGCGCCGGCGTCGCCGTCTCGGCCGGGTGCTCCACGGCCTACTGCTCGCCCTCCTTGCGGCGTACAGCATCTTCCCGATCTACATGCTGACAGTGGAATCGCTCAAGACCGTCAATGAAGACCAGTTCGGCAACCCGCTGTACGTTCGGCAGACGAGCTTCGAATGGTACAACGGCCTGTTCGAGGACGAGGAATGGGTCACCAGCGGCGGCATGACGCGGCACACCGTGCCGTTCCTCCACTGGGCTCTCAACACGGCGATCGTCTTCAGCGTTGCGCTCGTCCTCGTGCTCGGGACCAGCCTGGCGGCGGCTTATGCGCTCGCGCGCCTGCGGCCGCCCGGGTGGCAGTGGTGGCGGCGGGCGATGCTCGCGACGTTTCTGGTTCCTCAAACGCTGTTGTTCCTGCCGCTGTTTCAGGTGGTGTTCCGGCTCCACCTGGACGACAGTCTGCTGTCGCTCGTCCTGACGTATCCGATGCTGGCAATCCCGTTCTGCGTCTGGCTGCTGTCGGCGTATTTCCAGAAGCTCGCGCCGGAGATCGAGGAGTCGGCCTACATCGAAGGCGCCGGCCGGTGGACCGCGTTCACCCGGATCGTGCTGCCGATCAGCTGGCCGGTGCTGGTGGCCGCGGGACTCTTCGCCCTCGGAGTGATGAGCAGCGACTTCATGCTGGCCGGCGTGTTCCTGCCCAATCAGTGGCACCAGACGATCGCGGCCGGGATGGCGACGATGAACGTCAGCTTGGAGGACCTGAGCGTGGTGGCGGGGATCAACGCCGGCGGTCTGCCGGTGCTCCTGATCGCGGCGCTGCTTGCCCGGACCTACACCCGGGGCCTGACGGCCGCCATGATTGAAGGGGCCTGAGCGCCTCCTAGACGCCCCGCCCACCGGAGTTTGATAAGCGGCGTTGACGTCGGGGTCGCGACGCGGTGCGGCTGGGCGCCAAACGGTGATGCGGCCGAATACGACGAAGGTAACAGCCGCGGGTTAGGGCGATATCGGCGCCCGGCCGGTCCTGTGTTCCGCGTTCACAGGCGGCCGCGGGTCGACGCGTCCAGGTCGTGGGTAAGCCCGACGATGAGCTGCGAGACCAGACCGAGCACGGGCGCGGACACGCCTGCCTCGCGCGCCGTGTCAAGCGCCAGGCCGGTGTCCTTCACCAGAATATCGAGCGACGTGCCGGGCCGATAGCCCTCGATCCACTCGCGGACGACCGGCCAGTGCTCGACGACCCACGTCGTCCCGGTACAGGTACGGAGGACGTTCCACACCGCTTCAGCGGCCAGTCCGGCCGCGCCCGTGAGGTCCGCCATCTCCCGCGCGGCGAGCAGGCTCACGGTCAGCAACACTTGATTGGCCATCTTGACCGTCGTCCCGGCGCCCGCCTCGCCGACGTGCTCGATCTGCGTGCCCATAGCGGCAAGCAGGGGGCGCGCCGCCTCGACGTCGGCCGCGGCGCCACCGACGATAATGGTGAGCGTGCCGTCTTCCGCGCGGGCGCGTCCCCCGCTCACCGGCGCATCGAGGAACCGGAGACCGCGCCGGCGCGCGGCGTCCGCGAGACGGCGCATACAGGGCACACCGACCGTGCTCATCACGATCAGCAGCGTTCCCCGCCGCGCGCGCTCGAGCACGCCGCCCTCGCCCAGCACGACGGCTTCAGCCTGAACGGGCGTCCGCACCATCACGATCGTGACGTCCGAGCCGGCACCGACGTCCCCTGCCGACGGCACGATCTCACCGCCGAACGTAGCGAGTTCGCGCGCGCGTTTATCGTCAACATCACGGCCGAGAACGTGAAATCCCGCGCCGCGGAGCCGGCGCGCCATGGGCAGTCCCATCTCACCGAGCCCGATCACGCCCACCGTGGTCACTTTCACTCGCCCTCCGTGACGAGGCCTCCTGCGTGATAGACGATACGGCCCCCGCGCAGGACCAGCCGCACGCGTCCCAGCGCCGTGGTGTCTGCGAGCGGGTCGCCGTCGACCGCGATGACGTCCGCAATCTTGCCAACCTCGAGCGTGCCGAGCCTGTCGGCCATCCCGAGTGCGGCGGCCGGCCACGCCGTGGCCGCCTGGATGGCCCGCATGGGCGTCTCGCCGAGCGTCACCGCCCATGCAACCTCAT carries:
- a CDS encoding ABC transporter permease subunit, producing MRRHRPDAGLAGGRRRRRRLGRVLHGLLLALLAAYSIFPIYMLTVESLKTVNEDQFGNPLYVRQTSFEWYNGLFEDEEWVTSGGMTRHTVPFLHWALNTAIVFSVALVLVLGTSLAAAYALARLRPPGWQWWRRAMLATFLVPQTLLFLPLFQVVFRLHLDDSLLSLVLTYPMLAIPFCVWLLSAYFQKLAPEIEESAYIEGAGRWTAFTRIVLPISWPVLVAAGLFALGVMSSDFMLAGVFLPNQWHQTIAAGMATMNVSLEDLSVVAGINAGGLPVLLIAALLARTYTRGLTAAMIEGA
- a CDS encoding sugar ABC transporter permease, which codes for MAYLLLTPAALLVFGVVAYPLGWQVWTSLTSRSVAEPVTRFVGAGNYMALLADAGFWGAAANTLGYVVITTILKLAVGIAMGMGLAHPFPGRTLAFIAAFLPWAYPAGPAEVGWFWFLIPPIPASYANFMAHLRLFFDNALGYGTWGFISVVLLNVWRGGSFVGIFLLAARNGIPDQLFEYAALEARSGWQMFWMVTVPILRPFLALAAFLTLTSAVGDLSNLWMQSGQRDVYPIVWTQAIQLALNGGLWGQAAAESLVLLPALIAILLICFRLFEPLEEGQT
- a CDS encoding CDGSH iron-sulfur domain-containing protein, with translation MADVTITPLDNGPYLVKGPVKIIDAQGGVFEVKKETVALCRCGGSTTKPFCDGTHSKVGFAAANRAVRGD
- a CDS encoding APC family permease gives rise to the protein MSSETGFRKSLTLTGVTVNAMALIAPGAFLWITYQVQASQVDAAGASTAMDIWPGLALALVLAFLTAISYAMLSELYPNAGTGSSYYFAEKAFLDKEESTLHRWARLAKYVVGWISHLYYWVYPGVMVAMMATMIVYILGLSNINLPPAAQVGIAVAFSFATAYVAYRGISGSTLASLLVNVIQIAALVLISVLALSYRFGGPHVTFVHPNLANVVLPHNLSHVLFQATVAILLLVGFESATALSAEALHPSFVSRGVILSLIIQGLIAYLFEYFATGAWMNTAYALKDAKGKLLTGYDAAGISSAPIGDMVRSLGNTMLGGIGFALLLVIALTVAIAVFGTTLACMNTGVRLTFAMGRDEEVPAILGLLHGRYATPHFGLWLMAIVSAVIGGFGVLSIMNLTAITFLSNIGTFLLYGLTNFVAFIAFRRAPQARTVKHVLVPLLGVVANIGMLLAVIYLGILGGGDTRTAALISIITAGAWLVAGGVFFATNSRARSREVWAVRPTETA
- a CDS encoding NAD(P)-dependent oxidoreductase, with protein sequence MKVTTVGVIGLGEMGLPMARRLRGAGFHVLGRDVDDKRARELATFGGEIVPSAGDVGAGSDVTIVMVRTPVQAEAVVLGEGGVLERARRGTLLIVMSTVGVPCMRRLADAARRRGLRFLDAPVSGGRARAEDGTLTIIVGGAAADVEAARPLLAAMGTQIEHVGEAGAGTTVKMANQVLLTVSLLAAREMADLTGAAGLAAEAVWNVLRTCTGTTWVVEHWPVVREWIEGYRPGTSLDILVKDTGLALDTAREAGVSAPVLGLVSQLIVGLTHDLDASTRGRL